One window of the Marinifilum sp. JC120 genome contains the following:
- a CDS encoding 3-dehydroquinate synthase II family protein, whose product MKKIIFKAIPFEKNLVSLALESGVDAILTSPEHKETIEGLGRVTVITPEDMPEVAINEKADEAVAVDLDKKGKDVCLSAGWEIIPVENLLAQIDSLALEAESLDRARLAASVMERGADAIVVTPEGAADLKQIVAELKLSQGKMELQKATVTKIESAGLAHRVCVDTTSKLKKGQGILTGNSSAFTFLVHAETESNPYVAARPFRVNAGAVHAYALMPGDKTTYLEELRSGSEVLVVDKSGETSVAVVGRSKLEVRPMLLITAEVETPEGPVSGKVFLQNAETIRVVNGDGEPVSVVTLKEGDEVLCRIDDAGRHFGMRIKEEISED is encoded by the coding sequence ATGAAAAAAATTATATTCAAAGCGATCCCGTTCGAAAAGAATCTTGTGAGTCTTGCTCTTGAATCGGGTGTGGACGCTATCCTGACCAGCCCGGAGCACAAGGAAACCATCGAGGGATTGGGCCGCGTTACCGTTATCACCCCGGAAGATATGCCCGAGGTTGCCATCAACGAAAAGGCTGACGAAGCTGTTGCGGTTGATCTTGACAAAAAAGGCAAAGATGTCTGCCTTTCCGCAGGTTGGGAAATTATCCCGGTTGAAAATTTGCTGGCCCAGATTGATTCACTGGCTCTCGAAGCTGAATCACTTGATCGCGCAAGGCTCGCTGCCAGCGTTATGGAGCGCGGCGCAGACGCTATCGTGGTTACTCCTGAAGGTGCTGCTGATCTTAAGCAGATTGTCGCTGAACTGAAACTTTCGCAGGGCAAGATGGAACTCCAGAAAGCAACCGTTACCAAAATCGAATCTGCCGGACTGGCTCACAGGGTCTGCGTGGATACCACCTCCAAGCTCAAGAAAGGACAGGGCATTCTGACCGGAAATTCTTCCGCCTTCACTTTTCTCGTGCATGCTGAAACCGAATCCAACCCCTACGTTGCCGCGCGTCCTTTCAGGGTGAATGCGGGAGCTGTTCATGCCTACGCGCTCATGCCCGGTGACAAGACTACTTATCTCGAAGAGCTTCGTTCCGGTTCCGAGGTTTTGGTTGTGGATAAAAGTGGTGAAACTTCCGTTGCAGTTGTCGGACGCAGTAAGCTTGAAGTCCGGCCCATGCTGCTCATCACTGCCGAGGTTGAAACCCCTGAAGGTCCGGTTTCCGGCAAGGTTTTCCTCCAGAATGCCGAGACCATCAGAGTTGTAAACGGTGACGGTGAGCCTGTAAGTGTGGTAACACTGAAAGAAGGCGACGAAGTTCTTTGCCGCATTGACGATGCCGGACGCCACTTCGGCATGCGCATCAAAGAAGAAATCTCAGAGGATTAA
- a CDS encoding fructose-bisphosphate aldolase (catalyzes the reversible formation of fructose 1,6-bisphosphate from glycerone phosphate and D-glyceraldehyde 3-phosphate) — protein sequence MQIGKSVRMERIINRNTGRSIVVPMDHGISVGPLKGLRNMRRAVNDMVKGGANAVLMHKGLVRCSHREEGGDVGLIVHLSASTCLSPLPNKKTLVGTVEDALRLGADAVSVHVNLGDESEAQMLSDLGEVASAATSWGVPVLAMVYARGPQIKDEFDPEVVAHCARAGEELGADIVKVPYTGDIESFKTVVEGCCIPVVIAGGPKLDSTRDFLQMVSDSIEAGGAGLSVGRNVFQHENRVKLMEALHMVVHEDETVDNALAHIGE from the coding sequence ATGCAGATTGGTAAAAGTGTAAGAATGGAACGGATCATTAACCGCAATACAGGTCGGTCCATAGTTGTTCCCATGGACCACGGTATCAGTGTCGGCCCGCTCAAGGGACTGCGCAATATGCGCCGGGCGGTTAACGATATGGTCAAGGGCGGAGCCAATGCCGTGCTTATGCACAAAGGTCTTGTCCGCTGCTCTCACCGAGAAGAAGGTGGCGACGTCGGCCTTATTGTTCATCTTTCCGCATCCACCTGTCTTTCCCCTCTTCCCAATAAAAAAACTCTGGTCGGTACTGTCGAAGACGCACTTCGTCTTGGTGCGGATGCCGTATCCGTCCATGTAAATCTCGGTGATGAATCCGAAGCCCAGATGCTTTCCGATCTCGGTGAAGTTGCTTCCGCAGCTACCAGCTGGGGTGTTCCGGTACTGGCCATGGTTTACGCACGCGGCCCCCAGATCAAAGATGAATTCGATCCTGAAGTTGTGGCCCACTGCGCCCGTGCAGGTGAAGAACTGGGTGCCGACATCGTAAAAGTTCCCTACACCGGGGATATTGAATCTTTCAAAACCGTGGTCGAAGGCTGCTGCATTCCGGTTGTTATTGCCGGAGGACCCAAGCTTGATTCCACTCGCGACTTCTTACAGATGGTTTCCGATTCCATCGAAGCTGGCGGAGCCGGACTTTCCGTTGGTCGCAATGTTTTTCAGCATGAAAACCGCGTGAAACTGATGGAAGCCTTGCACATGGTTGTTCACGAAGACGAAACTGTTGATAACGCTCTCGCCCACATCGGTGAATAG
- a CDS encoding ammonium transporter, producing MTTNCSLVGRKIPALATLMLLAAPSAAFAAEEAMSQVHGNILWTLLAAILVFFMQAGFACVEAGFTRAKSAGNILMKNFLDFSAGSIIFFLFGFGLMFGLDAGGFVGTSAFGLSGTGLTDASSQWTLTFWFFQSVFAATAATIVSGGIAERTKFSSYILVTAIVTGLIYPISGHWAWGSLWLGDSGAGWLEGLGFMDFAGSTVVHSVGGWIALAGAIVLGPRIGKYTADGKAKAIPGHNIPLASLGVFILWFGWFGFNPGSTTTADGSIGLIAVTTSLSACAGTLGAMFTSWFRFGKPDISMTCNGALAGLVGITAACATVTPAASIIIGIIAGMLVVLSIEFIDKVLRIDDPVGAVSVHGVCGAWGTLACGLFTSPALNDGAGGLFYGGGFALVTPQLIGIAACFVWAFGAGFLAFTIAKVTMGIRVSAEEEMKGLDISEHGMESYNGFQIFSNE from the coding sequence ATGACTACTAACTGTTCACTGGTTGGCCGCAAAATTCCGGCCCTCGCAACTCTCATGCTCTTGGCGGCACCTTCCGCAGCTTTCGCTGCTGAAGAAGCCATGTCTCAGGTACACGGTAACATTCTCTGGACACTTCTCGCTGCTATCCTCGTATTCTTTATGCAGGCAGGATTTGCATGTGTTGAAGCAGGATTCACCCGCGCCAAAAGTGCAGGCAACATCCTGATGAAAAACTTTCTCGATTTTTCTGCCGGGTCGATCATCTTTTTCCTGTTCGGATTCGGCCTTATGTTTGGCCTTGATGCAGGCGGATTTGTCGGAACCTCCGCTTTCGGTCTGTCCGGGACCGGATTAACCGACGCCAGCTCCCAGTGGACCCTAACCTTCTGGTTCTTCCAGTCTGTTTTTGCAGCCACCGCAGCAACCATCGTCTCTGGAGGTATTGCCGAACGTACTAAATTCAGCAGTTACATCCTCGTAACCGCCATAGTGACCGGGCTGATCTATCCCATCTCCGGTCACTGGGCATGGGGCTCTCTCTGGCTCGGCGATTCCGGTGCTGGCTGGCTTGAAGGTCTGGGATTCATGGACTTCGCAGGCTCAACCGTAGTTCACTCCGTAGGCGGATGGATCGCACTGGCTGGTGCCATTGTTCTAGGCCCCCGTATCGGAAAATACACTGCGGACGGCAAAGCAAAGGCTATCCCCGGCCACAACATTCCACTGGCATCCCTTGGTGTATTCATCCTCTGGTTCGGCTGGTTCGGCTTTAACCCCGGCTCCACCACCACTGCGGACGGCTCCATCGGCCTCATCGCTGTAACCACCAGTCTCTCCGCCTGTGCGGGTACCCTCGGCGCAATGTTCACCTCATGGTTCAGATTCGGCAAGCCTGATATCTCCATGACCTGTAACGGCGCGCTGGCAGGACTGGTCGGCATCACCGCCGCCTGTGCAACTGTAACTCCCGCTGCTTCCATCATCATCGGAATCATCGCCGGTATGCTGGTAGTACTCTCCATTGAGTTCATTGATAAAGTTCTCAGGATCGACGACCCGGTAGGTGCGGTTTCCGTACACGGCGTCTGCGGTGCATGGGGAACACTGGCTTGCGGCCTGTTCACCTCTCCTGCCCTTAACGACGGTGCAGGCGGCCTCTTCTATGGCGGTGGATTTGCACTGGTCACCCCCCAGCTCATCGGTATTGCAGCCTGCTTTGTCTGGGCATTCGGCGCAGGGTTCCTCGCCTTCACCATTGCCAAGGTAACCATGGGCATCAGAGTTTCCGCAGAAGAAGAAATGAAGGGCCTCGACATCAGCGAACACGGCATGGAATCCTACAACGGTTTCCAGATCTTCTCCAATGAATAA
- a CDS encoding P-II family nitrogen regulator has product MKLIITYIRPECLTPVKQALYAKGIYTMSVTNILGSGRGAGFTETYRGVVMEVNLLKKVRIEIGLNEDKVEGALEAIKAGAQTGKEGDGVIFVQDLNRTIRIRTGEESL; this is encoded by the coding sequence ATGAAACTCATCATCACATATATCAGGCCCGAATGCCTTACCCCGGTAAAGCAGGCCCTCTACGCCAAAGGCATCTACACCATGTCGGTAACCAACATCCTCGGCTCCGGTAGAGGGGCGGGATTCACAGAAACCTACCGCGGCGTAGTAATGGAAGTTAATCTGCTCAAAAAAGTACGCATTGAAATCGGACTGAACGAAGACAAAGTCGAAGGAGCACTGGAAGCCATCAAGGCCGGCGCCCAGACCGGAAAAGAAGGTGACGGTGTTATCTTTGTACAGGATCTAAACCGGACAATCAGAATCAGAACAGGCGAAGAATCACTTTAA